One region of Carbonactinospora thermoautotrophica genomic DNA includes:
- a CDS encoding UvrD-helicase domain-containing protein, translating to MSFTQQDAKAQQEQVAAAPAPLFVPACPGAGKTHTIVRRHIIQPAASALRGGRALISFTRVAAGEPRARCLQENRPDLGLPVYGLR from the coding sequence GTGAGCTTCACTCAGCAGGACGCGAAAGCGCAGCAAGAACAGGTCGCCGCCGCCCCGGCACCGTTGTTCGTGCCCGCCTGTCCTGGGGCGGGCAAGACTCACACGATCGTGCGCCGCCACATCATCCAGCCCGCGGCGAGCGCGCTGCGCGGCGGCCGCGCTTTGATCAGCTTCACTCGGGTGGCGGCCGGGGAACCGCGGGCTCGCTGCCTGCAGGAGAACCGACCCGACCTAGGGCTTCCTGTCTACGGGTTGAGGTGA